TAAAATCATTTATTGGTGCAGTATTACTATCGGAAATCGTAATGATTTGTACCCCTTTTGCTTCAAGAAATTCAACCGCTTCATAAGTTTTCTGAGCGTATCGCGGAAAACTGATAGCAATCACCAGATCTTCTTCATTTACATGAATCAGGTGCTCATAGATATCCGAAACCCCATAATTAACAACCCTGACATTATCAAGGATTAGATTAAGATAATAACCCAGATGTTCCGTTAGTAGGGTGGTTGTTCGAAAGCCGATGATAATAACCTTTCTGGCTGCTAAAATCAAATCAATACACTCAGTAAATAGATCATAGTCAAATTCTTCGAATGTCGAATTAATATTTCGCATATCGGTTTTCAAGACATTCTGAACCGTCTCCTGGAAGGCTTTTTCTTTTTCTTCAAGTTTAATGGATTGCTCGATTCTTTCCAGTGTTGTCAGTTTCCTATTGATTTCA
This genomic interval from Eubacteriaceae bacterium ES3 contains the following:
- a CDS encoding MurR/RpiR family transcriptional regulator gives rise to the protein MKEAEVNRNENRDTLSYIRKIYQQLSKSHKRIADFILEYYEKVPEMSAIKVANEVNVSEATVGRFSVAIGYEGYPEFRRALKNEINRKLTTLERIEQSIKLEEKEKAFQETVQNVLKTDMRNINSTFEEFDYDLFTECIDLILAARKVIIIGFRTTTLLTEHLGYYLNLILDNVRVVNYGVSDIYEHLIHVNEEDLVIAISFPRYAQKTYEAVEFLEAKGVQIITISDSNTAPINDFTRYRLIAKSNVYSFVDSLVAPLSLINALVISVGLRNISRTKEAFNELETIWKDHYIYTDEEVSQKEKDE